Proteins encoded in a region of the Corynebacterium breve genome:
- a CDS encoding ATP-binding protein yields the protein MAQLSPYASIEPVMMYPRYTRPKNGRVVAGVAAGLAQHLGVDVGWVRIVLVVAAFVSGAGIGAYALLWMFSEPNDLNKPVPSDKNFSKGTYTVLALVGIAGAFLTMSVLSGINGVVLVALGVVAVGAWLSWQSFDRGKKSAGNVIALVVGVVLVFLGVIAMAFLEGDGDLGGVIASVVITLLGVSVLVVPLGVRLTSSLVAAREEKAVANQRAEIASKLHDSVLQTLALIQKRADDPAEVTRLARGQERELRAWLFDAEEKTSTTVFAALNKAAGEVEDLLGVRIVPVTVGDDMEYTEMTDPLVMAAREAMVNAGKHAGVDTVDVYAENIAGELSIYVRDRGPGFDPDAIPEDRHGIRDSIIGRMERAGGSAKIRSNESGTEIAVSLPVS from the coding sequence ATGGCACAACTCTCTCCGTACGCATCGATCGAGCCGGTCATGATGTATCCGCGCTACACGCGTCCCAAGAACGGGCGCGTGGTTGCAGGCGTCGCCGCGGGGCTGGCCCAGCACTTGGGCGTAGATGTTGGCTGGGTGCGCATCGTCTTAGTCGTCGCTGCGTTTGTCTCCGGTGCTGGCATCGGAGCCTATGCGTTGCTGTGGATGTTCTCGGAGCCGAACGACTTGAATAAGCCGGTTCCGTCGGACAAGAACTTCAGCAAGGGCACGTACACCGTCTTGGCGCTCGTTGGCATCGCCGGAGCCTTTCTGACCATGAGCGTCCTTTCCGGAATCAACGGGGTTGTCCTTGTCGCGCTCGGCGTTGTAGCGGTAGGTGCGTGGTTGTCTTGGCAGTCCTTCGACCGGGGCAAGAAGTCGGCTGGCAACGTGATCGCGCTGGTTGTTGGTGTGGTCTTGGTGTTTTTGGGCGTGATCGCCATGGCGTTCCTCGAAGGTGATGGTGATCTCGGCGGAGTTATTGCATCGGTTGTCATCACTTTGCTGGGCGTGAGTGTTCTCGTCGTCCCGCTTGGTGTGCGCTTAACCTCGTCGCTAGTCGCTGCGCGTGAGGAAAAGGCAGTGGCAAACCAGCGCGCAGAGATCGCTTCTAAACTGCACGACTCGGTGTTGCAGACTTTGGCGCTGATCCAAAAGCGTGCCGACGATCCCGCCGAGGTCACACGCCTTGCCCGCGGACAGGAGCGTGAGCTGCGTGCTTGGCTTTTCGACGCAGAAGAGAAGACCTCAACCACCGTTTTCGCCGCCTTGAACAAGGCAGCCGGAGAGGTAGAGGACCTTCTCGGGGTGCGCATCGTCCCGGTGACAGTGGGCGACGATATGGAATACACGGAGATGACCGATCCGCTTGTGATGGCTGCGCGCGAGGCCATGGTGAACGCCGGCAAACACGCTGGAGTGGACACCGTGGATGTGTACGCGGAGAACATTGCGGGGGAGTTGAGTATTTACGTGCGCGATCGAGGCCCCGGTTTTGATCCCGACGCGATCCCGGAAGATCGTCATGGTATCCGTGATTCCATTATCGGGCGGATGGAGCGTGCCGGAGGCTCGGCAAAGATCCGCTCAAATGAGTCTGGTACAGAAATTGCTGTGAGCTTGCCGGTATCCTAA
- a CDS encoding GuaB3 family IMP dehydrogenase-related protein — translation MRDYVEIGIGREARKTYHLSSIALVPSRRTRSSKDVDTTWNIDAYTFDIPVVAHPTDAIVGPEFAIEMHNQGGLAVLNAEGLWARHADVEAALARVVAAAEDSDHFFLGEEVTQATRVLQELHSAPIDEELLVERITQIRESGATVAVRVSPQNARDLAPVLVKAGVELLFIQGTQISAEHVQQGGEPLNLKEFIGSLDVPVIAGGVSDYTTALHLMRAGAAGIIVGSGDTTSDTALGISTPMATAIADAAAARREYLDETGGRYVHVIADGEINLSGDIARAIACGADAVMLGSPLTYAEEATGDGYYWQSSAAHPRFPRGVVIREADSAERESLEVVLHGPSADALGTKNLVGGLRRAMAKCGYTDVKSFQKVKLALR, via the coding sequence ATGCGTGACTACGTTGAAATCGGAATTGGCCGTGAGGCCCGCAAAACCTACCACTTGAGCAGCATCGCCCTTGTTCCATCGCGTCGAACCCGTTCCTCTAAGGACGTGGACACGACGTGGAACATTGACGCGTACACCTTTGATATTCCTGTGGTAGCTCACCCAACTGATGCGATCGTTGGCCCAGAGTTTGCCATCGAGATGCACAACCAAGGTGGCCTTGCGGTGCTTAATGCCGAAGGCCTGTGGGCGCGGCACGCTGATGTTGAAGCGGCGCTTGCTCGTGTCGTTGCAGCAGCCGAGGACTCTGACCACTTCTTCCTCGGCGAGGAAGTCACCCAGGCAACCCGTGTGCTCCAGGAACTTCACTCTGCACCGATTGATGAGGAGCTCTTGGTCGAGCGCATCACGCAGATTCGTGAATCCGGCGCTACTGTCGCAGTGCGAGTCAGCCCTCAAAACGCTCGCGACTTGGCTCCGGTTCTGGTCAAGGCTGGTGTGGAGTTGCTGTTCATCCAGGGCACCCAGATCTCGGCCGAGCATGTGCAGCAGGGTGGGGAACCGCTAAACCTCAAGGAGTTCATCGGCTCCTTGGACGTTCCAGTCATCGCCGGCGGTGTTTCTGACTACACCACTGCCTTGCACCTCATGCGTGCCGGAGCTGCCGGCATTATCGTCGGCTCCGGCGACACTACCTCTGACACGGCGCTGGGCATCTCCACTCCGATGGCCACTGCGATTGCTGACGCGGCCGCGGCACGTCGCGAGTATCTTGACGAAACTGGCGGCCGCTACGTTCACGTCATCGCTGACGGTGAGATTAACCTCTCCGGTGATATTGCCCGGGCCATCGCATGTGGGGCCGATGCTGTCATGCTTGGCAGCCCGCTGACCTACGCCGAAGAAGCAACTGGAGATGGCTACTACTGGCAGTCCTCCGCAGCCCACCCCCGCTTCCCCCGCGGTGTGGTCATTCGGGAGGCAGATAGCGCTGAACGTGAATCTTTGGAAGTTGTTTTGCATGGCCCTTCTGCCGACGCTTTGGGTACAAAGAATCTGGTAGGAGGCTTGCGTCGTGCGATGGCGAAGTGTGGTTACACAGATGTTAAGAGTTTCCAAAAGGTAAAATTAGCCTTACGTTAG
- a CDS encoding PAS domain-containing protein — protein sequence MSTKPQISRHAAEFPSHEVGSDEIFFSVTDDAGVITHVNSVFERLARSSREELIGSPHNIIRHPDMPGGVFKLMWDDLQSDAPFAGYVRNLARDNSTYDVMATVTPLPSGGYLSVRTRPVTENFDTAAKVYYEANDLEAWVKGEGKNRREAAALGAEKILEIVGTYRDFMYAIVPAELQALEEQGLCLPEGEGELYESVVALYNELDSFMGVQSAIADATQQMQEAGRALEAENEATARVKEEMESVVVDGVERTLLLAPLGVWSTMRGIIDEHVADLGELASQLADAGAEARFAIALARLHTAVTARFVAEEGHEEAIGLLIEALDVDIESMHRAVSTHARLARRVDMKVGSIGRIMEVPHSLIKEWDATDQTELAPGVGDLVREVQRAMKAAEVSYEQLQASSQNIGGDVDPARVDEAIDRVKKLADN from the coding sequence ATGTCCACGAAGCCCCAGATTTCCCGCCACGCCGCTGAGTTCCCTTCGCATGAAGTGGGCAGCGACGAGATCTTTTTCTCCGTAACCGATGACGCTGGCGTGATCACTCACGTTAACAGCGTTTTCGAGCGACTTGCCCGATCGAGCAGAGAGGAGCTCATCGGCAGCCCGCACAACATCATTCGTCACCCAGATATGCCAGGCGGCGTATTCAAGCTGATGTGGGACGACCTGCAAAGTGATGCCCCGTTCGCCGGCTACGTTCGCAACCTCGCGCGGGACAATTCCACCTATGACGTGATGGCAACCGTGACGCCATTGCCTTCTGGTGGCTACTTGTCGGTGCGCACCCGTCCGGTCACCGAGAACTTCGATACCGCGGCGAAGGTGTACTACGAAGCGAACGACCTCGAAGCGTGGGTCAAAGGCGAGGGGAAGAATCGTCGTGAAGCTGCTGCGCTCGGGGCCGAGAAGATCCTGGAGATCGTAGGCACGTACCGAGACTTCATGTACGCCATCGTCCCAGCAGAGCTTCAGGCGCTCGAAGAGCAAGGCCTCTGCCTGCCAGAGGGTGAAGGTGAACTCTACGAGTCGGTGGTGGCCCTGTACAACGAGCTGGACTCGTTTATGGGTGTGCAGTCGGCCATCGCTGACGCAACCCAGCAAATGCAAGAAGCTGGTCGCGCCTTGGAGGCAGAGAACGAGGCAACCGCGCGCGTGAAAGAGGAGATGGAGTCCGTCGTCGTTGACGGCGTTGAGCGCACATTGCTGCTCGCTCCCCTCGGTGTGTGGTCGACGATGCGAGGCATTATCGACGAGCACGTCGCCGACTTGGGTGAGCTTGCGAGCCAGCTCGCGGATGCTGGCGCCGAAGCGCGTTTTGCCATTGCACTGGCTCGACTGCACACCGCTGTGACCGCACGGTTTGTCGCTGAAGAGGGGCACGAGGAAGCCATCGGGCTGCTCATCGAGGCGCTTGATGTGGATATTGAGAGCATGCACCGCGCAGTCAGCACCCACGCGCGCTTGGCGCGTCGTGTTGATATGAAGGTTGGAAGTATCGGGCGCATCATGGAGGTCCCGCACAGCCTGATTAAGGAGTGGGACGCCACCGACCAAACCGAGCTGGCGCCTGGCGTGGGTGATCTTGTTCGCGAGGTGCAGCGGGCAATGAAGGCCGCAGAGGTTTCCTATGAGCAGCTTCAGGCCAGTTCACAAAACATCGGTGGCGATGTTGACCCAGCACGAGTCGATGAGGCTATTGACCGAGTGAAGAAGCTCGCGGATAACTAA
- a CDS encoding LuxR C-terminal-related transcriptional regulator — translation MVKVFLVDDHSVFRAGVKAELVDKVEIVGDAGTVREAIAGIESTHPDVVLLDVHMPDGGGRAVIKNAHTDAKFLALSVSDAAEDVIALIRAGARGYVTKNINGDELAQAVERVHGGDAYFSPRLAGFVLDAFATGHVAEDPVGEPVKVDDPVVDALTRRELEVLRFLARGYTYKEIGEELFISIKTVETHASNILRKTQMSNRHQLTRWAADRDLD, via the coding sequence ATGGTGAAAGTCTTCCTGGTCGATGACCATTCCGTATTTCGTGCTGGAGTAAAAGCCGAGCTTGTCGACAAAGTAGAGATCGTCGGAGACGCGGGCACGGTACGCGAAGCCATCGCCGGGATTGAAAGCACGCACCCTGACGTAGTGCTTCTCGACGTACACATGCCCGATGGGGGTGGCCGGGCAGTGATTAAGAACGCGCACACCGACGCGAAGTTTCTCGCCCTCTCCGTGTCTGACGCTGCGGAGGATGTCATCGCACTGATCCGTGCGGGTGCCCGTGGCTACGTGACCAAGAACATCAACGGCGACGAACTCGCCCAGGCTGTCGAGCGTGTCCACGGTGGCGATGCGTACTTCTCCCCACGGCTAGCCGGCTTTGTGCTCGATGCTTTTGCTACCGGCCACGTGGCGGAAGACCCAGTGGGCGAGCCGGTCAAGGTTGATGATCCCGTGGTGGATGCTCTAACTCGTCGTGAGCTGGAAGTCTTGCGGTTCCTTGCGCGTGGATACACCTACAAGGAGATTGGAGAGGAACTGTTCATCTCCATTAAGACTGTGGAAACGCATGCTTCAAATATCTTGCGCAAGACGCAGATGTCCAACCGTCACCAGCTCACACGCTGGGCAGCGGATCGCGACCTAGACTAA
- a CDS encoding PspC domain-containing protein, giving the protein MDNFESTLKEMWATRPPRIPKDQGGNAFLGGVCEGIGARYQIDPTIVRIIFVITTLTFGGGLALYLAMWLVMPRFGMPKSPWDSINANKAALNPTELKERSTGWWLVVGVIFFGMSFTAGSEGGFFFSGLFTAALFFAGWYLLHQRLPNPPEGLLVTDHAEATTVTADFSSLTPAEGYPHPDGGRPSPPSWDPLGTVPELWSLPDPEEPAPTPPKKQGNAWGWVLGVGAIVAALAYGTFGVSTNFSDEGMGDVTYTMSTEESLKDVTHEMGTLTVDFSELPRLDQDHEITVTSDMGEIEIIPPTDVRTVFDCETDLGDENCPPVVNDDIEGKTLTVHVHNSMGEIFVRS; this is encoded by the coding sequence ATGGACAACTTCGAAAGCACTCTCAAAGAAATGTGGGCTACGCGCCCACCCCGCATCCCTAAAGACCAAGGCGGCAACGCCTTCCTCGGCGGCGTCTGCGAAGGCATTGGCGCTCGCTACCAAATTGATCCGACAATCGTCCGAATCATCTTCGTCATCACCACACTAACCTTCGGCGGAGGGTTGGCATTGTACCTGGCGATGTGGCTTGTGATGCCTCGCTTCGGTATGCCAAAGAGCCCATGGGACAGCATTAACGCCAACAAGGCTGCGCTGAACCCTACTGAACTGAAGGAACGCTCCACTGGCTGGTGGTTGGTCGTTGGCGTAATCTTCTTCGGAATGAGCTTCACCGCTGGCTCCGAAGGCGGATTCTTCTTCTCCGGACTGTTCACGGCAGCGCTGTTCTTTGCAGGCTGGTACTTGCTGCACCAAAGACTCCCGAATCCTCCAGAAGGGCTGTTGGTAACCGATCACGCAGAGGCCACAACCGTAACCGCGGATTTCTCTAGCCTCACCCCGGCGGAGGGTTACCCGCACCCCGACGGGGGACGCCCATCTCCCCCATCATGGGACCCGCTGGGCACGGTGCCTGAACTGTGGAGCCTCCCAGATCCGGAGGAACCAGCACCTACACCTCCGAAAAAGCAAGGCAACGCCTGGGGCTGGGTACTGGGCGTGGGCGCAATCGTCGCGGCTCTGGCATACGGGACCTTCGGCGTCAGTACCAACTTCTCGGACGAAGGAATGGGCGATGTCACCTACACCATGTCTACCGAGGAATCGCTGAAAGACGTTACCCACGAAATGGGAACTCTCACCGTTGATTTCAGTGAGCTGCCACGCCTTGATCAGGATCACGAAATCACCGTAACCTCGGATATGGGCGAAATCGAAATTATCCCACCGACCGATGTCCGCACGGTCTTTGATTGCGAAACCGACCTCGGAGACGAAAATTGCCCACCTGTTGTCAACGACGACATCGAAGGCAAAACCCTGACGGTCCACGTGCACAACAGCATGGGCGAAATTTTCGTGCGGAGCTAA
- the guaA gene encoding glutamine-hydrolyzing GMP synthase, producing the protein MNIPNPRPVLVVDFGAQYAQLIARRVREANVYSEVIPHTASVEEVKAKNPAALVLSGGPASVYADDAPKLDPAFLELGLPVFGICYGFQAMTDALGGSVEKTGSREYGRTPLSVAGGVLHAGLNDEHPVWMSHGDSVTRAPEGFEVTASTPGAPVAAFENVDKRMAGVQYHPEVMHSPHGQQVLSRFLTEVAGLKQEWTAANIAEQLVASVAEQIGPEGKAICGLSGGVDSAVAAAIVQRAIGDRLTCVFVDHGLLRQGEREQVETDYVAATDVRLVTMDERQAFLDKLAGVTEPEAKRKAIGAEFIRAFERAVAGVLEGEQVDYLVQGTLYPDVVESGGGTGTANIKSHHNVGGLPDDVEFELVEPLRLLFKDEVRAVGRELGLPEVIVNRQPFPGPGLGIRIIGEVTEDRLNILRKADAIAREELTNAGLDDIIWQCPVVLLADVRSVGVQGDGRTYGHPIVLRPVASEDAMTADWVRVPYEVLETISTRITNEVDDVNRVVLDITSKPPGTIEWE; encoded by the coding sequence GTGAATATCCCGAATCCGCGCCCAGTACTCGTCGTTGATTTCGGCGCCCAGTACGCCCAACTCATTGCACGTCGAGTGCGAGAGGCCAACGTTTACTCCGAGGTCATTCCGCACACTGCCTCCGTTGAGGAGGTTAAGGCGAAGAACCCGGCTGCGCTTGTGTTGTCTGGTGGCCCGGCGTCGGTGTATGCCGACGACGCTCCGAAACTCGATCCGGCTTTCCTGGAGCTCGGACTGCCCGTTTTCGGTATCTGCTACGGCTTCCAAGCCATGACGGACGCACTCGGCGGTTCCGTGGAAAAGACCGGAAGCCGTGAATACGGTCGCACTCCGCTGTCCGTGGCTGGTGGCGTTTTGCATGCAGGGCTTAACGACGAACACCCGGTCTGGATGAGCCACGGTGACTCCGTGACTCGTGCGCCGGAAGGCTTCGAGGTTACCGCTTCGACTCCCGGCGCTCCGGTTGCTGCGTTTGAGAACGTTGATAAGCGCATGGCGGGTGTGCAGTACCATCCAGAGGTCATGCACTCGCCACACGGTCAGCAGGTGCTTTCCCGCTTCCTCACCGAGGTCGCTGGTCTGAAGCAGGAGTGGACCGCGGCGAACATCGCTGAGCAATTGGTTGCCTCTGTCGCAGAGCAGATCGGCCCTGAGGGCAAGGCTATCTGTGGCTTGTCGGGTGGTGTCGATTCGGCAGTAGCTGCCGCGATCGTACAACGCGCGATTGGCGACCGCCTCACTTGTGTGTTCGTTGACCATGGCCTGCTGCGCCAGGGCGAGCGGGAACAGGTAGAGACCGACTACGTCGCCGCTACCGATGTACGCCTAGTGACGATGGATGAGCGCCAAGCTTTCTTGGACAAGCTCGCTGGTGTGACCGAGCCAGAGGCCAAGCGCAAGGCGATCGGTGCGGAATTCATCCGCGCTTTCGAGCGCGCTGTCGCGGGAGTTCTGGAAGGCGAGCAGGTTGACTACCTAGTCCAGGGAACTCTTTACCCGGACGTCGTCGAATCCGGCGGCGGCACCGGCACCGCAAACATCAAGAGCCACCACAATGTTGGAGGCCTGCCAGACGACGTTGAATTCGAACTGGTGGAGCCTTTGCGCCTGCTGTTTAAGGACGAAGTCCGCGCCGTCGGACGCGAACTTGGCCTGCCTGAGGTGATCGTGAACCGTCAGCCGTTCCCAGGCCCTGGCTTGGGAATCCGCATTATCGGCGAAGTTACCGAGGACCGTTTGAACATCCTGCGCAAGGCCGATGCAATCGCCCGCGAAGAGCTAACCAACGCTGGCCTTGACGACATCATCTGGCAGTGCCCAGTTGTCCTGCTTGCAGATGTTCGTTCCGTTGGCGTCCAAGGCGATGGCCGCACCTATGGCCACCCAATCGTGCTGCGCCCTGTAGCCAGTGAAGACGCGATGACCGCGGACTGGGTCCGCGTGCCATACGAGGTGCTGGAGACAATTTCGACCCGCATCACTAACGAGGTTGATGATGTAAACCGAGTGGTCCTGGACATTACGTCCAAGCCACCCGGAACCATCGAGTGGGAGTAA
- a CDS encoding AMIN-like domain-containing (lipo)protein, with amino-acid sequence MEHLRSLLGSVVVLSAALTLSACAGDEADSAHSLSAALPHSTGGVTPLGDADVASKTHRPEAPSQLVVTDVRLGTHDGFDRVVFDLEGEGKPGWFVDYTVAPARQGSVYPIEVEGNEFLSVNIDGIVFPDDIGIDDPQLTTTPGVGNITEVVNTGVFEGRNRFIVGLDNESPYSVQILEDPLRIVIDIIYH; translated from the coding sequence ATGGAACATCTGCGCTCGCTACTCGGTAGCGTTGTTGTGCTGTCCGCAGCACTAACGCTTTCCGCATGCGCTGGCGACGAAGCAGATTCAGCCCATTCTCTCTCCGCAGCCCTGCCTCACAGCACCGGAGGAGTCACACCGCTTGGCGATGCCGACGTTGCATCCAAAACCCATCGCCCCGAAGCTCCTTCGCAGCTGGTTGTCACCGATGTCCGTTTAGGCACCCACGATGGTTTCGATCGCGTCGTCTTTGACCTTGAGGGCGAGGGCAAACCCGGCTGGTTCGTCGACTATACAGTTGCTCCGGCACGCCAGGGATCCGTGTACCCGATCGAAGTTGAAGGCAATGAGTTTCTCTCTGTCAACATCGACGGCATCGTATTCCCCGACGACATCGGGATTGACGACCCGCAATTAACCACCACCCCCGGTGTCGGCAACATCACCGAAGTAGTAAACACTGGCGTCTTCGAAGGTCGCAACCGCTTCATCGTCGGACTGGATAACGAATCCCCCTACTCGGTCCAGATCCTCGAAGACCCGCTGCGCATCGTCATCGACATCATCTACCACTAG
- the guaB gene encoding IMP dehydrogenase, translating into MTEQRVHTGGDDPNKVALKGLTFDDVLLLPAESHIVPGEVNTSAQFTRNIRLGTPIASAAMDTVTEARMAIGMARQGGIGVLHRNLSAEEQAEQVDIVKRSESGMVTDPVTARPEMTLNEVDALCARFRISGLPVVDDNRVLLGIITNRDMRFERDFERQVKEVMTPMPLVVAKDGVTKEEALDLLSTNKVEKLPIVDGEGKLTGLITVKDFVKSEQFPNASKDASGRLLVAAGIGTGEDSYSRAGLLVDAGVDALVVDSAHAHNNRVLEMVARVKRDFGDRCDIIGGNLATREASQAMVDAGADAIKVGIGPGSICTTRVVAGVGAPQITSILEASVPAHKAGIPIIADGGMQHSGDVAKAIAAGASTVMLGSMLAGTAESPGDIVVIGGKQYKRYRGMGSMGAMQGRGLSGEKRSYSKDRYFQADVTSEEKLVPEGIEGRVPYRGEIDGIIHQIVGGLRAAMGYTGSASIEELQTKRFVQITSAGLRESHPHDITQTVEAPNYRG; encoded by the coding sequence ATGACCGAGCAGCGTGTGCATACCGGTGGAGATGACCCAAACAAGGTGGCATTGAAGGGCCTGACCTTTGACGATGTGCTTCTGTTGCCTGCTGAATCGCACATTGTTCCTGGCGAAGTCAACACTTCCGCTCAGTTCACCCGCAACATTCGCCTGGGCACTCCGATCGCTTCCGCGGCAATGGATACCGTGACTGAGGCGCGAATGGCTATCGGCATGGCCCGCCAAGGTGGCATTGGTGTTTTGCACCGTAACCTCTCCGCTGAGGAACAGGCAGAGCAGGTCGACATCGTGAAGCGTTCCGAGTCCGGAATGGTTACCGACCCAGTCACCGCGCGCCCAGAAATGACTTTGAACGAGGTCGACGCTCTGTGCGCGCGTTTCCGTATTTCAGGTCTGCCAGTTGTCGACGATAACCGCGTGCTCCTAGGCATCATCACCAACCGTGACATGCGCTTCGAGCGCGACTTTGAGCGCCAGGTGAAAGAAGTAATGACCCCTATGCCACTTGTTGTGGCAAAAGACGGTGTGACCAAGGAGGAAGCGCTCGATCTGCTGTCCACGAACAAGGTGGAGAAGCTGCCTATCGTTGATGGCGAGGGCAAGCTCACCGGCTTGATCACGGTGAAGGACTTTGTAAAGTCTGAGCAGTTCCCTAATGCCTCCAAGGACGCTTCCGGTCGTCTGCTTGTTGCAGCAGGCATCGGTACCGGCGAAGATTCTTACTCTCGTGCAGGCTTGCTTGTCGACGCAGGCGTTGACGCCCTCGTTGTGGACTCCGCACACGCACACAACAACCGCGTACTCGAAATGGTTGCCCGCGTGAAACGCGATTTCGGTGACCGCTGCGACATTATCGGCGGAAACCTTGCAACCCGCGAAGCTTCGCAGGCAATGGTGGATGCTGGCGCGGATGCGATCAAGGTTGGCATCGGCCCAGGCTCCATCTGCACCACCCGCGTTGTTGCAGGTGTGGGTGCGCCACAGATCACTTCGATCCTTGAGGCCAGCGTTCCTGCCCACAAGGCGGGCATTCCAATCATCGCCGATGGTGGCATGCAGCACTCAGGCGATGTGGCTAAGGCGATCGCAGCCGGCGCATCGACCGTGATGCTCGGTTCGATGCTTGCGGGTACCGCTGAGTCCCCAGGCGACATCGTCGTCATCGGTGGCAAGCAGTACAAGCGTTACCGTGGCATGGGTTCGATGGGTGCTATGCAGGGTCGTGGGCTTTCTGGTGAGAAGCGTTCCTACTCCAAGGACCGCTACTTCCAGGCAGACGTCACCAGCGAAGAGAAGCTCGTGCCGGAGGGTATCGAAGGACGCGTTCCTTACCGTGGCGAGATCGACGGCATTATCCATCAGATCGTTGGTGGCCTGCGCGCTGCGATGGGCTACACCGGCTCTGCATCGATCGAGGAGCTGCAGACCAAGCGCTTTGTTCAGATCACTTCCGCAGGCCTGCGTGAGTCGCACCCGCACGACATCACCCAGACAGTCGAGGCTCCGAACTACCGCGGTTAA
- a CDS encoding Y-family DNA polymerase, translating to MRVAAIWFPDWPIQAVQDVSGPVAIVQHHRVKVCSAQARREGIRREMKVRAAQAVCPQVTVIEDDPDRDGRMFSALAASFDDVAASVEVVRPGLVVIDLAAAAKFHGSESAALEMMLDAAARKGIDAFAGAADEIATAIIATRSNTVVDPEGSRAFLSVQPIESLAAEVALGVDPELVRSLSQLGVRTLGELAELPSTAVATRFSAAGLLAHRIARAAPDRRVAPELPMADLAVAVTPEEPIERVDAAAFAARKMAAALHSKLAAIGQNCLRLKIVAELADGTRVERIWRTREALTEAATADRVRWQLDGWLTNGGAGEITSLILEPLELAAPEPVGELWRDGTNTDIARRVVERVQSTLGSDAVVQPVRVGGRGVAERIALVPFGEQLPETKEASWPGAIPAPLPARLHPAAQVTLIDEHANRIIVNAEALLSSVPYALRWGSQYYLVTGWAGPWPVALPQRVARLQVVGKREGDDVPCAWLLVWMRGRWRVEAMYS from the coding sequence ATGCGTGTGGCAGCGATCTGGTTCCCTGACTGGCCGATCCAGGCTGTCCAAGATGTGAGCGGGCCCGTGGCGATCGTCCAGCACCACCGAGTCAAGGTGTGTTCGGCGCAGGCGCGCCGGGAGGGAATCCGACGGGAGATGAAGGTGCGGGCAGCGCAAGCTGTGTGTCCGCAAGTGACTGTGATCGAGGACGATCCCGACCGCGATGGCCGGATGTTTTCTGCCCTAGCCGCGAGTTTTGATGATGTCGCCGCGTCTGTGGAGGTCGTGCGCCCCGGCCTTGTTGTCATCGACCTTGCAGCCGCAGCAAAGTTCCACGGGAGTGAATCTGCCGCGCTGGAAATGATGCTCGATGCCGCAGCACGTAAGGGGATCGATGCATTCGCAGGAGCAGCGGATGAGATCGCCACGGCCATCATCGCGACGCGCTCCAACACAGTGGTTGATCCTGAGGGCTCCCGGGCTTTCCTTTCAGTGCAGCCGATCGAATCGCTGGCGGCAGAAGTGGCACTGGGGGTGGACCCAGAGCTTGTTCGTTCGCTGTCCCAACTTGGCGTGCGCACTTTGGGCGAACTGGCAGAGCTGCCTTCGACCGCAGTCGCCACGCGTTTTAGTGCTGCCGGGCTGCTGGCGCATCGAATCGCACGTGCCGCACCGGATCGTCGCGTAGCACCCGAGCTGCCCATGGCTGACTTGGCGGTTGCGGTTACGCCGGAAGAGCCGATCGAGCGCGTTGATGCGGCCGCTTTCGCCGCGCGTAAAATGGCGGCAGCTCTGCACAGCAAGCTTGCGGCGATCGGGCAGAACTGTCTGCGCCTGAAAATAGTAGCCGAGCTGGCCGATGGAACCCGGGTCGAGCGGATCTGGCGCACCCGCGAAGCGTTGACTGAAGCTGCCACCGCCGACCGCGTCCGCTGGCAGCTAGATGGTTGGCTGACCAATGGAGGGGCGGGCGAGATCACCTCGCTTATCTTGGAGCCGCTGGAACTTGCAGCCCCGGAGCCTGTGGGTGAGCTCTGGCGAGACGGCACGAACACCGATATCGCCCGCCGAGTGGTTGAGAGGGTGCAATCAACACTAGGTAGCGACGCGGTGGTGCAACCGGTCCGCGTAGGCGGAAGGGGAGTCGCGGAGCGTATCGCGCTTGTGCCATTTGGCGAGCAGCTTCCAGAAACCAAAGAGGCATCTTGGCCTGGTGCTATTCCAGCGCCACTTCCTGCGCGTCTTCACCCAGCGGCGCAAGTGACGCTTATCGACGAACACGCCAACCGGATCATCGTCAATGCCGAAGCGCTGCTGAGTTCGGTTCCATATGCGTTGCGATGGGGCTCGCAATACTACTTAGTCACTGGGTGGGCGGGGCCGTGGCCGGTAGCGCTTCCGCAGCGTGTGGCGCGCCTGCAGGTCGTCGGCAAGCGAGAGGGCGACGACGTTCCGTGTGCCTGGCTTCTTGTTTGGATGCGAGGCCGGTGGCGGGTGGAGGCGATGTATAGCTAG